In Cicer arietinum cultivar CDC Frontier isolate Library 1 chromosome 7, Cicar.CDCFrontier_v2.0, whole genome shotgun sequence, the genomic window TCAAACATGTGGGCTGGGGTCAATAATTAGTGggtttgtcaaattgacagctctactcATAATGTATCTCATTCATAATAAATTCATGGCTTTCATGGTGGAATATTGATGGGGTCGTTTTGGACATGAAACAATAGGTAAAGAAAGAACAATCAGTACGCTGGTTGAGGCTATGGTCAAACCAACTTTACTATTCAGGTTCAATTATTTTGTGACTCACATCAAAACAATTGGACAACTTTTCCATACTTTAAGGAAAAGTTTCAGTCATGTATTTCAATAATTTCTAAATTAGAACTAGGTGTCAATTGACACagttttatgaaaatattttattgcataaaaaacatataatttcaTGTTTTCTAAGCCTCATTGAGAGGGATATTTTTACTACTCTTCACTTATTTTTGAACTCATTGGTATTTGTTTTTCAcctcatttattttaaaatttggcaGCTGGGGTAGTTTTGAAGCACAGGTTGGAGGAGTAATTTAGTTCTTAATTTTTAGTCACAATGTAGTAAGGTTTGATGTATTCAAAGTTTATGTAAAAGttaagttcagttaattactttttcttacttgcctctacattattgagatgtatagattataatgtcaaattctagatgtttgaatcttacaattctctttaatctttatatttttatttctatagtcttttgttgggttaaattctcaaaatgtatagattataagttcagttaattactttttcttacttgcctctacattattgagatgtatagattataatgtcaaattctagatgtttgatATTAGATCTTACagttttctttaatctttatatttttatttctatagtcttttgttgggttaGATTCTCAAGATCCACTATAAGACCTTAGAGACACACCCCACCTACAAATTCCCTTACAAACAAGTGAGcaattacaacaacaacataagTACACTATCACAAGGAAGACACATTGTTAATCTTCCACTTATTTCATATACTAGTATTTTGCAAAGCCTAATGCACATCACTATGAATTTATAACTCTGCAACTCTTCCTAATCTCTCCATCAGACCCCACTTTTGGATTTATATTCCCCATCCTGATCATAGACTTGACAAAGTCTCCAAAGAAAAGTGAACCATTGTTGATATAGCTTTGAACTAAAGGCTTAGTAGTTGAATTGGCTTCAtcagaagaaaacaaaatctgGTCAGAACTAAGAAGGCCCTTTCCATTGAGCAAGTTCTTAAAGTAGTGATTGTCAAATAAATCAGTTGAGTTCCTATCAAGAACAGCAGTTGCATTTCCATCTCCATTTTGGGGACACAAATTCTGTAGGTCAGTGAGCATGGTAGTGTCTAGCGTACTGTCTGGTGAACCTGTTCCAGAAAAATTGAACAATCTATTGCTGAAAAGTGCACACCTTGCTCTCCCAATTGTATGAGCACCTACATaagtatataattaaaaaaacaacgtcaaattagtttatttataaaaaatggttaggggaattattattattattattattattattattattaattaaagtcagATTAATTATCATTTATCTCTAATTCTCTATGAAGAGATCTAAACTTTGTCTCATAACATTTAGATTGATCCAAATGTAAGGCTACAAAAGTCATGGTTTTAGGtctaattagttttttttattattagtttttttataaacaaaaaacttACTTTAAAACTTACTTTAAAACTTACTTTAAAACTCACTTGCTATTTGAAAATTATTGGGTGGACCCTGTATATATTATAAGAACAAATTCTTACTTCTAACAATTGATAAATGTATTAAATTAGTTAACTTACATGTGAGAGCAAATAACTAAAGCACTTAAAAGATGTTAGACTCTTAGAATTTGAGTTTGGATTTCACACTATCACAAAAACTAGTGACATTGAAAGCGCAAAGATCGTAGGATCAAACATTTGAGGACACAACAATATATAGATCTAACATAAACTTTTatataatcttaaaattttgatttacgTTTGAGACTAACTAGAAATCAAAAGATAGTTCATCGGGTAAGAATTGTCTACTACTTTATAATCATTATTTTAGGcctaaatattattatggatGTCCAACAATGAAGTTCACTATTTACCTGACAAAGAAACAACATCTGTGAGATTTAGTCCGGCATTAGTAAACTTTGAAACAATAGTATCCATTGGATCAAATGGAGAAGGAATCACCAAATTTGCCAGAGATCCATTTGAGATTGTTCCATCTCTTCTTCCCAACAGAACTTTCCATGATGGACCACCACTCTGTCAAACATTATATAAGAGTCATAAATTTTCTTTCAACATATATaagtatcattttttttttacaattaagggtcatataatttataattattatgtcATACACAAAGTAGCTGAATTAATCATGTCTCATACTTTACTTACTTACCGACAAAACTCTGAAGTAATTAGGGGCCGGAAGGTTACGacagaaaatatatatatatatatatatattttgtttgattgatCTCATTCTATGCATGTTACTTGACTGTAaactaaataagtaaaataaatacattaaaaaagtAATGTATAGAGAATTGTGAGTATATAATTACAAGAGAAACAGAATCTCTGGCAGCTATGGTTAGTATATCAGCACATGAGACAGTCCCATTACACGCATTCTCCACCGAGCTTTTGATTGTATCAATAACATCAAATCCTCTAAGAGAGTTCACGTTAGGAAGAGCAGATTTTTCACTATCTTCACCACCATCTAATAGTACCGATCCATCACAACCCTGATCAtcaaataacaattaattttaaagtgaATGCATGATGAGTTCCATGTAAAAAATGATTGTTTTCAAGTGAAACTTCTTAAAGCCACATCAATATCATAAACTCAATTATAGAGGAGACAAATTATTGAATAACACAGAATAGAGGagacaaattatatttaagccaaattattttaaaagcaatcaacactgTAGAATATATGCATGAATGCatataataagtaaaaaataatgcaTGTATATAATTAAACTTACATTCACAAAGCAGTCATGAAAATGAAGACGAAGCAAAGAAGCACCCATTCGCATCTCATTGATAAGAGCTTTTACAACCTCTTTCCTTACTATTTTGAAAAGGTTAGGACATGATGAGTTATAAAAGTCTGTTGTAAGTTGGGATCTTACTGTCAAATTCAACAGGAATATGTTGATTAGCAAAAAGTAACAACAATTCCATCTAAATGATGACATCTTCATcgttaattacttaatttaatttactagCCTAAGATAGAAGCAAGGATAAATGTAGATTATACAAGAGAGTAGGCCACGATGAATATGGAAACCTCAAGgcttaatttatatacataacaCTCTGATCCTACATTAGAGTGTATCACATTTATATATTCTTATAAAATCACCACTTTACTTTATTTGCTTTGTCTTAGTGCTGATCGTGTTTGACTGAATTCACAgcttattatataaataattttaaatgataattttgtattttttaaaagaattaatttatgGTGATTTGTGCACCACATCCATATGGCAATGGCTTCATAGTTGTAATGCAAAATGCTTAGTGCTGGCGGCTGTAATATTGTATTTAAGACTAAAACTTTATCATGAAAAGATACGAATTAATATTGCAGAACCAGTCAAATTCTGAGCATATGTGATGAACTTCTTATTTAAGCTTGTGGATGATGAGAGAATGATCTAAAGCACAATCggttatattttataaaaataaatacacgTGCATATCAACTTCCTCTTTACCACATTGGATTTAGACTAGCAATATATACACGaataaaattgttattgttaATTGCTAGCATATGCTTTTTGACAGCATAAAAGAAGGTTGGATAGTTTTATAGATGAAGTGGTGGTGGTGTACACCAATATATAGATGAAGAAGTGGTGGTGTACACCAATATATAAATGACTAGTGCATGAAAATCAGACTAACATCGTAATTTTGTTGAGGTTATAAAGTGtataattttagtaaaattacgGTAGAAAATTTTTCTGTTTGACTCTAGAAAAGTTGAAGTCAATGGTTTGCAGATACCCCTGCAGTAGGAGCATTAATGTAATTCATACTCAGAGATATAATTAAGATGAACTCTAGATCTGTTTCCTTCACTTTCTTTACGAGAGTGCATGCTTATTAGTATTAAAATCCACACACGTACACGATTCTAATGGAATGGATTTCCTACCTGTCTTCCATATTCTGTCAATTAACTAACTTCATTTAATTGCTGGAAGAGGTAGTTGTAGAAAAGTCATATTCTTATCAGTCATACTGgaagggaaagaaaaaaaagttgatcGAATATTGATAATAAAGACAAATTTAAAGCATAATACCCTCCCACATGCACTGTGAATGTACTCCACTTTAGGCCAACAAGAAGAAATCTGATTGGACTGCGACATAGTTATAATCGTAAGATAATTAAAGGAACAACCAAATAGGCACgagtatatatattataagcAAACTTGGGGTTAtcgatatataaatatatacaacAGGATTAATTCATTAACGATTTTATAGATGCGTGCGCAAATTGAAAGGTTATATTATTTACTTGGACTTGGATCAGTGTCTTCGattctttaacttttttttttttttttaccaaacttTTAATCAACTTGAAgagcattatatataaatataggaATTTATTTAATACTCTTATACGTCCatgtaaaattgtttttagtagtaaactcattttttttttttaaattttgtggcatttaattatcaaatactaagtaataaacaattttacCATCTACAAAAGTTTGGTCTAGCAGGGTTCTCACGAAATAGAGAATTTGTATTTGAATTTGagagatatttatatttttaatattctacccatctatataaatatgattattttaggTAAAAAGAACCTATTAGAAACAAGGAAAAAAAAGTGTTAATAACATACTTCCTCCATTCATTTTCCTTTGATTTTCAAGGTTAAGGTAATTCTTTTTATCTAAGTAAACACTACTTAAAAACACAcatgtaaattttaaattaatgtatcttttaaaataatagtttaggATATTCCTTATCTTTATAgataagaaaatagtttaatcgATTCAATACGagatacatatttattttttattaatttatcgattcaataacatttaagttaGTATCTcatttatagaaataaaaatattataagagaTGACGTACATAGTcattaaagttttaaatatttttaaaataccatGATCCAAATTAGAATTTTCAAAAAAGtttaatactaaaataaataaatacaatttaaaatcatttaaaattctatttaaattACCCTCATCTTTAAAACTAAATACAAATCATTAAAAATGATTCATTTTCTCATTGAACCAAACAGACTTTTAAACACACCTAATTTTCTAACATTCACTCATGTCTCTCTACCTATCATATTCTTAACatattactttcttttatttgGTTAAGGAAAAAAATTCCATGTACACTTAAATATCTATTTGATCACTGAGAGATAAAGAAATACATATGCTAGAAAGTAGAAAGAATTACAACCGGTCAAAGTCTGAATACAACAGAAAACTTTGAAAGATAGAAATAGTTGCAGGTGAAGGATGAGTCAAAAGTTAGTATCTCACTCAACCAATCGAACGCGCGTCCTGTTGACCAAAGATTTATTCATTCATAAACAAACACAGCTACAGAAACATAGGAGCAGAGAACCATGTCCACACCGAGATCGGTTGCAGTTGCCGTAAGCGGCGGCTCCGGCGCAGCCAAGGGTAGCCGACGAGCCGTACAGTGGGCGTTTGAGAATGTCGTGCCTCAAGCAGACCGATTCGTCTTAGTTCACGTCATCCCTAAAATCACTTCAATTCCAACCCCAGGTATTGTGTCAATTTCACGTTCCTCAATTCATTCACTATTATCTTCGCACCTTATATACAAACTAGTACAAATTTCcctagaaggaaaaaaaaaacataagcctttctttttaattttattttgcaatGGAACTAACTCACTAaggaatttaatttaatttaattaatttcactaCAAAAGAAACATCAAAATAAACTTAACATTGAGGGACAATGAATGAACCTTGAGAATTGGCTGTGTAGGAGACTGATATTAGGACATCACATGGTTGCAAATACAAGTGCCCTTTGGGTGCAAGTGTTATGTTAACTTTTATGATTAGAGACTGATTTTGATGACTAAAATACATTGCTGGTGTTTTGGGATTTCTTATTCACAGCTGGAGAGTATATTTCAATTTCGGAAGCAGACGCCAATGCCTTTGCAGCTTATGTGCAGGATGTGAAACAGCAATCTGAACAAATCTTCGATTCATTCAAAATACTATGTGAATCAAACACGGTGAGTTTCTTTCTACAAtgtacatatacatatataagtAATTGTTATACTAAGCAAAATAcacaattttgaaaaaaattgaggtCTTTTTACATTTTCacttttgattataaaaatgcCATTTTTTTTTCACGTTGTTCGTTGTTTTTTAAGGTTTGTTAGAAATCGATGAAAGAGACTTTTTTATGTAGTCCGTGCTAGTTTCATCTCGAGATTGAAAAGGTGTTAAGGGAACACGATTAATCTGAAAATTTTGTAGATAGAAACATTTCTGCTAGAAGATGACAATCCTGCAAGTGCACTTCTTAGCTTTATCTCTGAGTCTGGGGTTCAAATGTTAGTGCTGGGTTCTGACGACTCAAATTTTATTACAAGgtatttgtttctaaatattcaAAGCATTCAAGCAagcattttgttttttcaagttttttgtTATTAGTCCAAGCCTGAAATATAAATATCTATGAGCTTTAATGTAATAGATTGACTTGATTTTCACTCCCTTCATTTATCTACTATATAATTAGATTTTTGTAATCAGGAGTTATGCACTTTCAAACTGAAAAAATCTGTTGGAAGtataatgaaattaattttcacaaacagTTTCAGTAAAGAAAGAGGATGGATCAAAAGCAATCTAGAATAGTAACCCTTTTATGAGGTTCTGCTCAAGttatgattttcttcttccagGAAGCTAAAAGGACCTGGCATACCGACTACCATTCTAAGATGTGCTCCTCACAACTGCGATGTATATGTTGTAGCTAGAGATAGAATTGTATCAAAATTAGCTGATTCTACATCTCTGCATTCTCATGGTATGACTGAATATCTTGCACTCTAAGATCTTGCACTCAAATATAAGATGGCCGGTACCTAATAGTGGCCATCTTATATTTGTTTTAGATAATCTATTTTATGGAACTAGGGTACTTAATAAAATCTTTGTGGAAGAAGTTGTCAAATTTCTGATTCTTATTTTTCCTACCACAGAGGCAAGCTCAAGGTACTCTGTGTCTACTGAAGCAAATAAACCAGACAATGGTGTTCGTATTGGTGAACAAATGCCTCGAATCAATGAATCCTCAGCAGGACCTAAGattctaaaaaatttcaaatttttatcaatatcaGACCATAGTTACATTGGTCTGCAAACCTCTAGTCGTAGGAATTCTTTTGAAAATTCTACTAGAAGTGAAGAAGAAAATCCAGAAAACTATGGAGACTATGTTGATTCTATCAGTTTTCACTCATTTGATTCGATTGCTTCTGCACAACATGAACCGGTAACTTTCTTTTTCTTGGTTAGACCTTAATGGCTCACAGTTGAATGTCCATGCAGTCACAGTGCTATATTTTGTGGTATCCCTGACATGACATGGCTTTCATACGATGTCAACTCTTGCAGTTAGTCATGCAAGAAATAGAACGGTTGCAGCTGGAGTTGCAGAGTACTATTGCCATGTACAAACAGGTTTGTGGAGAACTGGTTCATGCTCAAAGCAAGGTGAGTGTTTGATAATATTTGGTTTCTCTTTTGTTTATAGTAGAAAAATGCAAATGTCTTTCCCCAAGAACATATAATACTGCTTATCTAGTATTTTGTGTAGGAATTTTGAATAGCTGAAACTTGATCCTGACCTTgtcatcaaaatttaatttaataaataaataaaaagaaaatgaaaactaaATTGGTTCAGTCGTAATACAAACATAAAGTGCGTGTCTTCTTTggtttcaatatatttttttatgcataGAACGACACAGCCATCTCTGCTTCACCGTAGCATAGTTGCTAAAATTGGAGCATACTATAATTTAGCGCTTACCACTCCACATCATTTTTTGTGCTCAATCAGAGTAATTTATGGCTTCATGACATAGCATAGCTCTTTTTACATGCATGCCCTCACTTTCAGGCCCTTTTACTTTCTTCGGAATCTCTTGAAGAAGCTAAAATAATAAATGCTTCCTTGAAAAGAGAGGAGACTTTGAGAAAGATTGCTGCTGAAGAGAAAGCAAAGTATTTTAAAGTCGTGAAGGAACTTGAGGAGGCGAAAAGTACGTTTGCCAAAGAGTCATATGAAAGACAAATGGCCGAACTTAACGTCCTTAAAGAATCCATAGAAAAACAGAGAATTATCGATACATTGCTTTCAAATGACAGCAGATACAGAAAATATACCATGGATGAAATCAAGACTGCGACAAACAACTTGTCTCAGGACTTGGTAATTGGTGAAGGAGGATATGGGAAAGTTTACAAGTGCAATCTTGACCATACACCAGTAGCTGTAAAGGTTTTGCATCAGGACACAATCAACAAGAAAGCAGAGTTTCTGAAAGAGGTTTTGCTTGGGCTTtggtttttcttctttctttatttctttagaGAATTGAAATTGTTTATATGAGAGAGTGTGTTTTAAAACTTACTGAACTAGCATGTCATCTGATGGAGTTCttcatatcatattttaaaattctaatgcatgcattgatttataaaatttacaaatgCAAGCTCTAGTATCCAATTTCCTTTGGCAACTTTTGAAAGTGACTACCCCACTATCCCGACTGAAAAAGTTGTTCAGTAGGGGGTAATAAGTTACTGATCAGCAAATCCTTGACTCATCTAGCTTCAATAGAATTTATCCTTTATTCTCAGTAAGCTGCAATCACCCTTATTTTAAATCTTGCTGATTTATTCTTACACTCCCTTAGGTTGCATTTTGCATTGCTTTTAATGACATGCGCtactcaaatattttatatgaacGTAATATTTGAATGCtggaataataataagagaaaaCTAAGAAAGCCTTGTCTCTCATTTATTGCAGGTTGAGATTCTTAGTCAACTACACCAtccaaatatggttttgttactTGGAGCCTGTCCTGAGAACGGTTGCCTAGTTTATGAATATCTGGAAAATGGAAGCCTAGAAGACTatcttcttaaaaaaaatggaaaaccaCCACTTCCTTGGTTTTCTCGATTCCGTATAGTTTTTGAAATGGCTTGTGGTCTCTCATTCTTGCATAATTCAAAGCCAGAGCCTATTGTTCATCGTGATATAAAACCCGGCAATATCTTGTTAGACAGAAATTGTGTTAGCAAAATTTCAGATGTTGGACTGGCTAAACTCATTTTAGACGCTGTACCTGACAATATCACCGAGTACAGAGAATCAGTGCTTGCCGGTACTCTTCATTACATGGACCCAGAGTATCAAAGAACTGGCACCGTCAGACCAAAATCAGATGTATATGCTTTTGGAGTAATAATTCTACAGTTGATAACTGCTCGACATGCACGTGGACTCATAATGACTATTGAAGATGCAATTACAAAGGGATCGTTCCTTGATATTTTAGATAAATCAGCTGGAGATTGGCCACTGAATGAGACAATTGAATTGGCTGAAATTGGTCTTAAATGCACTGCCCTTAGATGCAGAGATAGACCAGAACTTGATACTGAAGTTCTTCCACTGCTCAAAAGACTTTCTGATGTTGCAAATGCTAGTGCCAAGATAGGAAGAAATAGTGTATGCACCCCAAGCCAGTATTATTGTCCAATCCTTCAGGTATAAACCTGCACTTATCTGATGAACATGTGGTAATAGTGTTTTCATATCTCTGTGATGCATATACTCCCTCCGgtcttaaatataagtaaaaccACAAAATAGTTATGTTGTGgtctaaaatataaacaaatttaactaCTTTTACCATAATTAATGCTATTCTTCCCTAGTTACCCTtcaattaatttagattttatttttccagaacccttttttattaaacaagttCTCATGAGGGGTTAATTTGGAAAATACAATTACtttgagaaaattaaaagaGGGGTTATTTTTGTTTATGGCAAATGCTAACGGCACGTGTTAAGGaattaaatgttgaaattttgtCTTGGAAGTTgtgtattcaatttttttttcaataagtgtgtatttaatttctaaaaagtTTAAAAGTTGTTTTTTTCTATACGAAGTTTTTACTTTTGAATTCCTTAAGAGTACTCTAAGAACACATGTAAGCAAAATCCTTTGTTTATATATGAGTCCGATTTAAGATGTATTATTTCATTCTTGTTTAACTGGTGACTACTGCAGGAAATCATGGATGAGCCATATATTGCGGCGGATGGTTTCACTTATGAGTACAGAGCAATCAAAGCATGGCTCAGCAAACACAATGTGTCACCAGTGACAAAGCATAAACTCCTGCATTCTGAGCTGATTCCAAACCATACTTTACGTTCTGCTATTCAGGAGTGGAAATCAGGAGTGACGTTATTTGATTAGCCATAGCATGCTGTGAACTCCCTNNNNNNNNNNNNNNNNNNNNNNNNNNNNNNNNNNNNNNNNNNNNNNNNNNNNNNNNNNNNNNNNNNNNNNNNNNNNNNNNNNNNNNNNNNNNNNNNNNNNNNNNNNNNNNNNNNNNNNNNNNNNNNNNNNNNNNNNNNNNNNNNNNNNNNNNNNNNNNNNNNNNNNNNNNNNNNNNNNNNNNNNNNNNNNNNNNNNNNNNNNNNNNNNNNNNNNNNNNNNNNNNNNNNNNNNNNNNNNNNNNNNNNNNNNNNNNNNNNNNNNNNNNNNNNNNNNNNNNNNNNNNNNNNNNNNNNNNNNNNNNNNNNNNNNNNNNNNNNNNNNNNNNNNNNNNNNNNNNNNNNNNNNNNNNNNNNNNNNNNNNNNNNNNNNNNNNNNNNNNNNNNNNNNNNNNNNNNNNNNNNNNNNNNNNNNNNNNNNNNNNNNNNNNNNNNNNNNNNNNNNNNNNNNNNNNNNNNNNNNNNNNNNNNNNNNNNNNNNNNNNNNNNNNNNNNNNNNNNNNNNNNNNNNNNNNNNNNNNNNNNNNNNNNNNNNNNNNNNNNNNNNNNNNNNNNNNNNNNNNNNNNNNNNNNNNNNNNNNNNNNNNNNNNNNNNNNNNNNNNNNNNNNNNNNNNNNNNNNNNNNNNNNNNNNNNNCACTCTTTCACTTGCtgcataaaaaaaatgtcagaATTTGGACTGTACAAAAGGTTTGTAGATAATTTGAGAATTTAAGTGCACGTTCTGCtgatttttttaagtcattgtATTTAGCTCAAATTACTGAAATTTGTTGGATAAGAATGTAAGTTTAATATAGATgaaataaagttaaaatattCATGTATATCGAGACATTATTCCATTATTGAAGTATTGACACTAGTATTATGAAtctatataatattgatttacaTTACCAAAATCTTgcaacatttattatttttggaatATTATAAGTCATTTTGTGCCTCATAtcacacaaaaatattttgtatctaCGCAAGTAATGATTTTACTTTAACCTTTCCAAATATGTAAAatccatttattttaaattagctTTTTTAAtacttagtaaaaaaaataaaatataaaaactattttgttatttaataaaatataagctTAAGTTAACTTTTGACCCTCCATGTATTTTGATTGTGTAATTATGGATCTCTAGTTTTTTTAAAGCGATTTTAATCTTTAGGGTTCGTTTGATGCATATAAAGCTGAACAAGGATATGATATAATAGTGACAggataaatattatcatatctttatttgatATACACATCATAATCagcattttattttgtcatatatttgatatatattttattttaatatgatataatatatattatatttaaataacaaaattactattatttatgtatttaagtttattggttgttataattaaatacaattttgattttttaaatctttttttatataattttatattatgaattcaacaatttaaatatgttagttaaattatattaaaaaaatcatattttttattaatgtatcttaattttttttaaatataatatctcGTACATATACCATTATTCATATCTATCGATTTCAaagaaagtttatttttttatacaacacacattaaaataaaatactaaaaaatcaatcaataatGTAACTACCcattaattttagtaaaaaaacataattataatagaaaaaaaaaacaaataattatctatTAACTTTCGAAGTTACCCATATACAATTAAGCCCccagttttattttttactgaCCCATATTTACCCTATTAAAGAAAGtgttaaatttactttttttataaataaacaaaggGTTTTCTCTTGTTAGTTTGTGGCAGCAATTCTTTTTTAGACCACGAGTGCCGTGTGCTGATCATCCACCTTCTCCTTCCCAAAtcgataataatattaatattcaaGAATCTAATAATGAGAATGAATACGAAGAAGTTGTCGATGCCGTCGACGATGAAGTTGCCAATGCATTGCATGAACTCCACATGGAAAACTATGATGACGAAGACGAGGGAGATTGTTTATTAAGTTCGAGTTTTGGAAATATTTATAATCCAACATCAAAACGATTCTGATGTACTTCAAGACCTGGTCATTTATCCAACTGATTGTGTCATTGTTACCGCGCGTACTGTAAATCATGAATACGGTCTTCTCGAGGTAACTAAACTGTTACTTGTAACAGTCAAGTGGCTTCTTCTTCCATGCATGCTGTTACTAAATAGGACATGcttgaattgatttatttctAACGACTTTAAGAGTAATGGAAACAACACATCACATCTCCTCAGTTTTATTTTCCTAAGCTCTCTACCATAGTTTATAATTATATGAAACCATTTgctttattttaagttttggtataaaaataacatacatatttatttatatgattaaataaGTTGAGTctttataaatgttgtttttagTCGTTATGCAAAATTTCGTCAACATTTAATCTCTTAATACTGTAGAACATGTTTAACGACTTTCTTACGAAAATTTTATAATGTTTCtacaaaatatcattcaaaattttgaataatataCAAGAGTTGATTTAAAATTAGGGACAAAAATTAGGGACAATGACtgaacataaataattaaaagttgattaaatttttataaaaatagtgaATTTTTATAGATactgaaaatttatttaaccctCATTTATATGATATGATAAGCACTTATGTTACCAAAACTTGGTTGGCTCAAGTGGAAAGGGATTTAAACATCTTAACCAAATGGTCAAAGGTTCGATGTCTCTAGCTTTTGCGTACAGAGAAAATCTGGTTGGGAGGTAAGAACTCACTTTGTGTTCGCAATAGCTTCTCTAGCAGAGAGTATTCATTATTTAACGGCCGTGGATATTTTGTACCTATCATATGGT contains:
- the LOC101499732 gene encoding U-box domain-containing protein 34, producing the protein MSTPRSVAVAVSGGSGAAKGSRRAVQWAFENVVPQADRFVLVHVIPKITSIPTPAGEYISISEADANAFAAYVQDVKQQSEQIFDSFKILCESNTIETFLLEDDNPASALLSFISESGVQMLVLGSDDSNFITRKLKGPGIPTTILRCAPHNCDVYVVARDRIVSKLADSTSLHSHEASSRYSVSTEANKPDNGVRIGEQMPRINESSAGPKILKNFKFLSISDHSYIGLQTSSRRNSFENSTRSEEENPENYGDYVDSISFHSFDSIASAQHEPLVMQEIERLQLELQSTIAMYKQVCGELVHAQSKALLLSSESLEEAKIINASLKREETLRKIAAEEKAKYFKVVKELEEAKSTFAKESYERQMAELNVLKESIEKQRIIDTLLSNDSRYRKYTMDEIKTATNNLSQDLVIGEGGYGKVYKCNLDHTPVAVKVLHQDTINKKAEFLKEVEILSQLHHPNMVLLLGACPENGCLVYEYLENGSLEDYLLKKNGKPPLPWFSRFRIVFEMACGLSFLHNSKPEPIVHRDIKPGNILLDRNCVSKISDVGLAKLILDAVPDNITEYRESVLAGTLHYMDPEYQRTGTVRPKSDVYAFGVIILQLITARHARGLIMTIEDAITKGSFLDILDKSAGDWPLNETIELAEIGLKCTALRCRDRPELDTEVLPLLKRLSDVANASAKIGRNSVCTPSQYYCPILQEIMDEPYIAADGFTYEYRAIKAWLSKHNVSPVTKHKLLHSELIPNHTLRSAIQEWKSGVTLFD
- the LOC101499424 gene encoding peroxidase N, with amino-acid sequence MKMSSFRWNCCYFLLINIFLLNLTVRSQLTTDFYNSSCPNLFKIVRKEVVKALINEMRMGASLLRLHFHDCFVNGCDGSVLLDGGEDSEKSALPNVNSLRGFDVIDTIKSSVENACNGTVSCADILTIAARDSVSLSGGPSWKVLLGRRDGTISNGSLANLVIPSPFDPMDTIVSKFTNAGLNLTDVVSLSGAHTIGRARCALFSNRLFNFSGTGSPDSTLDTTMLTDLQNLCPQNGDGNATAVLDRNSTDLFDNHYFKNLLNGKGLLSSDQILFSSDEANSTTKPLVQSYINNGSLFFGDFVKSMIRMGNINPKVGSDGEIRKSCRVINS